The following coding sequences are from one Culex quinquefasciatus strain JHB chromosome 1, VPISU_Cqui_1.0_pri_paternal, whole genome shotgun sequence window:
- the LOC6040257 gene encoding uncharacterized protein LOC6040257: MAFISKAFGVLCVVAVVAALPADEIRTSRNAINTEGDLMGSIYKDCLQSDSVSCVKYKIFSFFDKVVAKRSTFALTDGVTVVKTPGVDGAEGAPRALSGDESIEQLILSRIQNFLSSHTIKVDLKGSDIVNAVTSTGRAIEDVSENLLEDGEGDAAEARGKKKKAAKILGPLMLAVALKAAALLPLLLGAIALIAGKALLIGKIALVLSAIIGLKKLLSQEKHVTYEVVAHPHHTSSHTTSHGDAYSLGGSYGGGAETGGYSAGASSGHGGWGRAIDAQDLAYNAQKP; encoded by the coding sequence ATGGCGTTTATTAGCAAAGCTTTCGGAGTGTTGTGTGTGGTGGCGGTGGTGGCCGCGTTGCCAGCGGACGAGATCCGTACGTCGCGGAATGCGATCAACACCGAGGGTGATTTGATGGGCAGCATCTACAAGGACTGTCTGCAGTCGGATTCGGTGTCGTGTGTCAAGTACAAGATCTTCAGCTTTTTTGACAAGGTTGTGGCCAAGCGTAGCACGTTCGCGTTGACTGACGGAGTGACCGTGGTGAAGACCCCCGGAGTTGACGGTGCGGAAGGTGCGCCCCGTGCCCTGAGCGGAGATGAGTCGATCGAGCAGTTGATCCTGTCCCGCATCCAGAACTTCCTGTCGTCGCACACCATCAAGGTTGACCTGAAGGGATCGGACATCGTGAACGCCGTTACGTCGACCGGTCGTGCCATCGAGGATGTGTCGGAGAACCTGCTGGAGGATGGTGAAGGTGATGCCGCTGAAGCTCGTGGCAAGAAGAAGAAGGCCGCCAAGATCCTGGGCCCACTGATGCTGGCTGTTGCGCTGAAGGCCGCTGCTCTGCTCCCACTGCTGCTCGGAGCGATTGCCCTGATCGCCGGAAAGGCCCTGCTCATCGGCAAGATCGCCCTGGTCCTGTCCGCCATCATTGGCCTGAAGAAGCTGCTGTCCCAGGAGAAGCACGTGACCTACGAGGTCGTTGCCCACCCACACCACACTAGCAGCCACACGACCAGCCACGGTGATGCCTACTCGCTGGGAGGATCGTACGGAGGTGGTGCCGAAACCGGAGGATACAGCGCCGGTGCCAGCTCTGGCCACGGAGGCTGGGGACGCGCCATCGACGCCCAGGATCTGGCCTACAACGCCCAGAAGCCCTAG